A genomic segment from Syngnathus scovelli strain Florida chromosome 3, RoL_Ssco_1.2, whole genome shotgun sequence encodes:
- the LOC125994340 gene encoding fatty acid-binding protein, liver-type-like, with translation MSFSGKYQLESQENFEPFMKAIGLPDDLIQKGKDVKSISEIEENGNNFKVTVTTGTNVLVNSFTIGQEAELETVTGEKVKAVVQREGNTLKVSLKGIESVTRLEGDTIVNTMTLGDIVYKRTSKRV, from the exons ATGTCTTTCTCTGGAAAGTACCAGCTTGAGTCTCAGGAGAACTTTGAGCCTTTCATGAAGGCCATTG gtCTTCCTGATGACCTCATCCAGAAAGGAAAAGATGTCAAGAGTATCTCTGAGATCGAGGAAAACGGCAACAATTTTAAGGTGACGGTCACAACCGGCACAAACGTCCTCGTCAACTCTTTCACCATCGGACAGGAAGCTGAACTGGAAACTGTCACTGGCGAAAAGGTCAAG GCGGTGGTTCAGCGTGAAGGCAACACACTGAAAGTTAGCCTGAAAGGAATTGAGTCAGTCACGCGGCTGGAAGGCGACACAATTGTCAAT acgaTGACGCTTGGTGACATTGTATACAAGAGGACAAGCAAACGCGTTTAA
- the LOC125994541 gene encoding isotocin-neurophysin IT 1 codes for MSGATVSMCLYFLLSVCSACYISNCPIGGKRSIMDAPLRKCMSCGPGDRGRCFGPNICCGDGFGCLLGSPESAHCLEESYLLTPCQAGGRSCGSEGGRCAASGLCCDAESCSADQSCLTDEEADDQLGQYDGGDTGDIIVRLLHLAAHATPHRLGQ; via the exons ATGAGCGGAGCAACCGTGTCCATGTGCCTGTATTTCCTCCTGTCTGTATGCTCGGCGTGCTACATCTCCAACTGTCCCATTGGCGGGAAACGTTCCATCATGGATGCCCCCTTGCGCAAG TGCATGTCATGCGGTCCTGGGGACAGGGGCCGCTGCTTCGGCCCCAACATCTGTTGCGGTGACGGCTTCGGTTGTCTGCTGGGCTCCCCGGAATCTGCCCACTGCCTGGAGGAGAGCTATCTGCTCACCCCCTGCCAGGCTGGAGGGAGATCCTGCGGATCTGAGGGTGGCCGCTGCGCCGCTTCGGGTCTTTGTTGTGATGCAG AGAGCTGCAGCGCAGACCAGTCGTGCCTCACGGATGAGGAGGCGGATGATCAATTGGGCCAATACGATGGCGGTGACACCGGTGACATCATCGTGAGGCTCCTCCATCTGGCCGCTCATGCAACTCCTCATCGACTCGGTCAGTGA
- the znf366 gene encoding zinc finger protein 366 produces METIHLSPSTSPRFREDQHRFYVTPPPILINAPKCSPSTGERASPLQGPRDFPPMLSPSRTYKGASPKGKRTSFKMWSEGGEEEESSSAKPVPLSYLSSSHPIPPSPTRPGMIELSRLQLHRRTAAIDAPVQVKREPLSPPPMWPPPPFLIHPSYFPPLHHSLIPYPFFMPGPVMPFPPREDVRPAHRDVPPRGGLSEKPTFNVHVDDSYYVDVGGEQKRWKCRMCDKSYTSKYNLVTHILGHKGIKPHGCHLCGKLFKQLSHLHTHLLTHQGMRPHKCQVCHKAFTQTSHLKRHMMQHSDVKPYSCNVCGRGFAYPSELRAHELKHEKGQDNVCVECGLDFPTLAQLKRHLTAHRGPTSYRCSDCQKTFQYPSQLQNHMMKHKDIRPYICSECGMEFIQSHHLKQHTLTHKGVKEHKCGICGREFTLLANMKRHVLIHTNVRAYQCPKCFKSFVQKQTLKAHMIVHSDIKPYKCKLCGKEFNRMHNLMGHMHLHSDSKPFKCLYCPSKFTLKGNLTRHMKVKHGVMDRGLDERLFRQRGHFCLTSPMNLLGRFNQKEPFDLSQKPPGLPGLPQSDGESVPGSSCQEEDEESLYRHSQYSPDEDLNEPSASVEVRGRGSPAGQRRFHATWKRIESCSRVGDRSHRESSDHADESEQEEELDNVTRVQTDIVRESTGPPERKEKAKEDDEE; encoded by the exons ATGGAAACGATCCATTTGTCACCATCCACAAGTCCTCGATTCAGAGAAGATCAGCACAGGTTCTATGTGACCCCACCTCCCATCCTTATAAATGCCCCGAAATGTTCTCCATCCACAGGAGAGAGGGCTAGCCCTCTGCAGGGTCCGCGTGACTTCCCCCCCATGTTGAGCCCCAGTCGTACCTacaaaggagcctccccaaaagGCAAACGGACTTCCTTCAAAATGTGGAGTGAGGGTGGTGAAGAGGAAGAAAGCAGCAGCGCCAAACCGGTCCCCCTCTCCTATCTCTCTTCATCTCATCCCATCCCTCCCTCACCCACACGGCCCGGTATGATCGAGCTAAGCAGGCTGCAGCTTCATCGGCGGACCGCCGCCATCGATGCCCCAGTTCAGGTGAAACGGGAGCCTCTCAGTCCCCCTCCAATGTGGCCCCCACCTCCGTTCCTCATCCACCCATCATACTTCccacctctccaccacagcctcATCCCGTATCCCTTTTTCATGCCCGGCCCCGTCATGCCCTTCCCGCCCAGGGAGGACGTCAGGCCGGCGCATCGCGACGTCCCCCCTCGAGGCGGGCTGAGCGAGAAGCCCACGTTCAACGTTCACGTTGACGACAGCTACTACGTGGACGTGGGCGGCGAGCAGAAGCGGTGGAAGTGCCGAATGTGCGACAAGTCCTACACTTCCAAGTACAACCTGGTCACGCACATCCTGGGCCACAAGGGCATCAAGCCCCATGGCTGTCATCTGTGTGGGAAGTTATTCAAGCAGTTGAGCCACCTGCACACTCACCTGCTCACCCATCAGGGCATGAGGCCACACAAGTGCCAGGTCTGCCACAAGGCCTTCACCCAGACTAGCCACTTGAAGAGGCACATGATGCAGCACAGCGACGTCAAGCCTTACAG CTGCAACGTGTGTGGCCGAGGCTTCGCCTACCCGAGTGAGCTTCGCGCTCACGAGTTGAAGCACGAGAAAGGCCAGGACAACGTATGCGTCGAGTGCGGTCTGGACTTCCCCACACTGGCCCAGCTCAAGAGACACTTGACTGCCCACCGCGGCCCCACTTCATACAG GTGCTCTGACTGCCAGAAGACATTCCAGTACCCGAGTCAGCTGCAGAATCACATGATGAAGCACAAAGACATCCGTCCATATATCTGCAGCGAGTGCGGGATGGAGTTCATCCAGTCGCACCACCTCAAGCAGCACACGCTTACCCACAAA GGCGTGAAGGAGCACAAGTGTGGCATCTGTGGCCGCGAGTTCACGCTGCTGGCCAACATGAAGCGCCACGTGCTCATCCACACCAACGTGAGGGCCTATCAATGCCCCAAGTGCTTCAAGAGCTTCGTGCAGAAGCAGACACTCAAGGCCCACATGATCGTCCACTCCGATATCAAGCCTTACAAGTGCAAG CTCTGCGGCAAGGAGTTCAACAGGATGCACAACCTCATGGGCCACATGCACCTCCACTCAGACAGCAAACCCTTTAAGTGTCTCTACTGTCCCAGCAAGTTCACACTGAAGGGAAATCTCACTAGACATATGAAGGTGAAGCATGGTGTCATGGACAGAGGACTGGATGAAAGAT TGTTCCGACAGCGAGGGCACTTCTGCCTTACCTCTCCCATGAACCTCCTGGGCCGTTTCAACCAAAAAGAGCCCTTTGACCTTTCTCAGAAGCCCCCTGGCCTGCCCGGTCTTCCGCAGTCTGATGGCGAAAGCGTGCCCGGTAGCTCTTgccaggaggaagatgaggagagTTTGTACAGACACAGTCAGTACAGCCCTGACGAGGATTTAAATGAGCCCTCGGCCAGTGTGGAGGTGAGAGGGCGGGGGTCTCCGGCTGGACAGAGACGCTTTCATGCAACCTGGAAACGGATTGAGTCCTGCTCTCGGGTGGGCGACAGAAGTCACAGAGAATCGAGTGACCATGCTGATGAGTCGGAGCAGGAAGAGGAGCTTGACAATGTGACTAGAGTACAGACCGATATTGTTAGGGAATCGACAGGGCCgccagaaaggaaagaaaaagcgAAGGAGGACGATGAAGAGTGA
- the mrps27 gene encoding small ribosomal subunit protein mS27 — MAASVLRRCMTAAVKVKRFSPSVSARRCLLSSAYSDTTRWEAREKDPQNLALLANNMDRLYDRNLPVSSLTVSQFVDNISCREEVDQAEYYLYKFRHSPNCWYLRDWTVHSWIRQCLKYGARDKALHTLQNKVQYGIFPDNFTFNLLIDSFLKDKDYKSASSVVEEVMLQEAFDLESTQVLSLHTLASYLASRPQLTVSQERALGASLLICGLKQDNSVGLTARFLGNLLLGKVEMQEGIHAVFKGMPLFWERGYMSRALAVMESVAASPADVKLSKDSLVYLEDTLHELSSTSSDSSDSSGEESSEEEERKEVDEEDQAEREKLSEYESKLKAMGSQLETQGKVDTADFQTLATGLAQQLLPSVERPDLDQYQTLLVAWEAERKQLIQREQENRKKAQKEKEERLAAKAALQQQA; from the exons ATGGCAGCCTCCGTGTTGAGAAGATGCATGACTGCTGCTGTCAAAGTTAAACGTTTCTCTCCGTCTGTGTCAG CCAGAAGATGTTTACTGTCATCAGCTTATTCAGACACTACGCGGTGGGAGGCAAGAGAAAAGGACCCACAGAATTTGG CTTTGCTGGCCAACAACATGGACAGGTTATATGACAGGAATCTTCCTGTTAGCTCCCTGACTGTCTCACAG TTTGTAGACAATATATCATGCCGAGAAGAGGTGGACCAAGCCGAGTACTATCTTTACAA GTTCCGTCACAGTCCAAATTGTTGGTACCTTCGAGACTGGACCGTTCATAGTTGGATTAGGCAGTGTCTGAAATACGGCGCTAGAGACAAGGCTCTGCACACGCTACAAAACAAG GTCCAGTATGGAATCTTCCCAGACAACTTCACTTTCAACCTGCTCATCGATTCTTTCCTGAAGGACAAAGACTACAAGA GTGCGTCCTCCGTGGTGGAGGAGGTGATGCTCCAAGAAGCCTTTGACCTTGAGTCAACGCAGGTTCTGTCTCTCCATACGCTGGCCAGTTACCTAGCAAGCAGACCTCAACTCACT GTGTCGCAGGAGCGAGCGCTGGGCGCCTCGCTGCTTATCTGCGGCCTCAAGCAAGACAACAGCGTAGGCCTCACAGCTAGATTCTTGGGAAACCTTCTGCTAG gcaaGGTAGAGATGCAGGAGGGCATCCATGCTGTGTTCAAAGGCATGCCCCTCTTTTGGGAACGAGGATATATGAGTCGAGCACTGGCCGTCATGGAGAGCGTTGCTGCCTCGCCCGCTGACGTCAAACTGTCCAAAGACTCG TTGGTTTATCTAGAGGACACACTGCACGAATTGTCCTCCACCTCGTCCGACTCTTCTGATTCGTCTGGAGAGGAGTCATCAGAGGAGGAAGAGCGGAAGGAAGTTGATGAAGAAGACCAGGCGGAGAGAGAAAAGCTTTCTGAATATGAGAGCAAATTGAAG GCGATGGGCAGCCAGCTGGAGACTCAGGGAAAAGTCGACACGGCCGACTTTCAGACGTTGGCGACTGGTCTGGCCCAGCAACTTCTGCCCTCGGTGGAGAGACCAGACCTGGATCAGTATCAGACTCTGCTGGTGGCCTGGGAGGCCGAGAGGAAGCAGCTGATCCAGAGGGAGCAGGAGAACAGGAAGAAGGCCcaaaaggagaaggaggagcgACTCGCTGCCAAGGCGGCACTCCAGCAGCAGGCTTAA